ATTTCACTCACGCCCTTGTTCGGATGGAGGCGTCCGCTGTACAGGGCAATCAGTGGTTTTCCTGAAATTCCAAGTTCCTTGAAATCGAACGGGATTAATTTGCTGGCAGCGATCGCGTCCAGATCGATCGGGTTGTAGACAAGTCTGATCCTTTTTTCAGCAAGACTCGCGCTGAAATGTTCCTTCATCCCTGGCGAACAGACTGTGATCAGGTCTGGAAAACGGGCATAGAGGATACTGGTGAAGCTCTGAAGCGTGCCCAGTGACGGTATCCCGAGTGTTTTCGCTGCGATTCCGCCGAGCAGAGTAGCGCGGTTCAGATGAAGATGTAGGAGATCCGGCTTGTGCTGCTTCAGATGGAAAATAAGCCTGGAAAATCCCCAGGGATCGAAGTTGTCGCGCAGAGGTATGGATTTTACAGGCAGGTCAAGAGCCTTGAATTCTTCGGCGAGTTTTCCGCCGCTGCAGATTACTCTGATTTCGGATCTGCTTTTCAGCCTTCCGGCAAGAAGCAGGGCCTGCCGCTCTGCGCCGGCGATCTCAGACGAACTGACGACAAAAGTTACTCTTTTGCGGGGCAACCTTTTTTCCTGTTCATAAAGTATTCGCAGATCATCCCTGTCAGATAACCGTCCACTGCTGCGTACAGAGTGCCTGTAATCAATCCCTGGACTATGAACGGGTCATAACCGTAATAAGCTTTCTTCATCATTTTCCCCAGAAAGCAGAGATTGCCCCTTTTCCTAGCGCCAAAGGCTGAAGCCAGAAAAATCGTCAGCCAGCTAAGCATGATCCAGTGACGCAGTTTCATTTGTCCTCCTGAACTGTTGAAAAACGGCCATCTTTGAACAGTTTGATTTAGGTTCGATCTCCATATTTCTCCGTTCTAAGTTGACTTCCTCTCGAAAACGCATTCCCCATTGATGTAAGTGGACAATACTAGCGAATCGAATTCCAGAGGCTCCCT
The DNA window shown above is from Candidatus Wallbacteria bacterium and carries:
- a CDS encoding glycosyltransferase, translated to MPRKRVTFVVSSSEIAGAERQALLLAGRLKSRSEIRVICSGGKLAEEFKALDLPVKSIPLRDNFDPWGFSRLIFHLKQHKPDLLHLHLNRATLLGGIAAKTLGIPSLGTLQSFTSILYARFPDLITVCSPGMKEHFSASLAEKRIRLVYNPIDLDAIAASKLIPFDFKELGISGKPLIALYSGRLHPNKGVSEIIEFAERALKLPLHFVIAGDGNERCLLERLKHEKKLQNLTLAGFRSDILNLTAGADFLILPSCFEGLPLSLCEGLALEKPFVAYSVGDVGLLSRSGGGIAVPPGNRDDFYQALVKLSTDCSLRLQMGKYGRSLIEREFRVETCLEKIEAIYDELLIKN